A stretch of the Coturnix japonica isolate 7356 chromosome 27, Coturnix japonica 2.1, whole genome shotgun sequence genome encodes the following:
- the PRR15L gene encoding proline-rich protein 15-like protein isoform X2 encodes MAEPHSWWKLTFLRKRQSTPKVLYDSPDIHASDGPEDPTPKGTKDFPARLEKMVEKNPKGKHVKVSNSGRFKEKKKIRATLADNPALCGDSERDEK; translated from the coding sequence atggctgagccccacagctggTGGAAGCTGACCTTCCTAAGGAAGCGTCAATCCACACCCAAGGTTCTGTACGACAGCCCCGACATTCACGCGAGCGACGGCCCCGAAGATCCGACCCCAAAAGGAACAAAGGATTTTCCAGCTCGATTGGAGAAAATGGTGGAGAAAAACCCTAAAGGGAAACACGTCAAAGTTTCCAATTCCGGAAGGtttaaagagaagaagaaaatcagagcGACTTTGGCTGACAACCCCGCGTTGTGTGGGGACAGCGAGAGGGATGAGAAatga
- the PRR15L gene encoding proline-rich protein 15-like protein isoform X1 has product MNIHVGSWPGPIFAQAGFALGFTLTRISGAAAGGQAPYYPILSHRPQCGAGDSAMAEPHSWWKLTFLRKRQSTPKVLYDSPDIHASDGPEDPTPKGTKDFPARLEKMVEKNPKGKHVKVSNSGRFKEKKKIRATLADNPALCGDSERDEK; this is encoded by the exons ATGAATATTCATGTTGGCTCTTGGCCCGGCCCCATATTTGCTCAAGCAGGTTTTGCTCTCGGGTTCACCTTGACTCGGATCAGTGGGGCAGCAGCGGGTGGCCAGGCCCCATATTATCCCATATTATCCCATAGGCCACAGTGTGGGGCAGGAGACTCAG cgatggctgagccccacagctggTGGAAGCTGACCTTCCTAAGGAAGCGTCAATCCACACCCAAGGTTCTGTACGACAGCCCCGACATTCACGCGAGCGACGGCCCCGAAGATCCGACCCCAAAAGGAACAAAGGATTTTCCAGCTCGATTGGAGAAAATGGTGGAGAAAAACCCTAAAGGGAAACACGTCAAAGTTTCCAATTCCGGAAGGtttaaagagaagaagaaaatcagagcGACTTTGGCTGACAACCCCGCGTTGTGTGGGGACAGCGAGAGGGATGAGAAatga